One Molothrus aeneus isolate 106 chromosome 29, BPBGC_Maene_1.0, whole genome shotgun sequence genomic region harbors:
- the LETM2 gene encoding LETM1 domain-containing protein LETM2, mitochondrial isoform X1, with the protein MAACGCNALLAAARASFRGSRLLAHCSPPCSPAAALVQLVDPQLAWSCRDSKSQPWARRACLPRSPAHTLHTSSSSQQLLPGEPHGKPRNQGAKAAKSLAKQTVVAPAGRKSLRQRVVDELKHYYHGFHLLWIDTKVAARMVWRLLHGQVLTRRERRRLLRTCADLFRLVPFLVFVIVPFMEFLLPVFLKLFPDMLPSTFETESKKEEKLKKKLNARLELAKFLRETIAEMAKRNKADTGKGKQFSFYLHELRPSGQQPSTQEIVRFSKLFEDELTLEHLERPQLVALCKLLELQPLGTNNLLRFQLLMRLRSIKADDEMIAKEGVGGLSVAELQSACRARGMRSLGLSEEQLKEQLGQWLDLHLKENIPSSLLLLSRALYLIDIKPQSVPIPQSKQTTEAAGVMTSVLEGQETLLDPAPVVQGRKTEEFVSQPTEKLPFSEASVKPPPRETKMEASQSSKAGANGA; encoded by the exons ATGGCTGCGTGCGGCTGTAACGCGCTCCTGGCCGCGGCCAGGGCCAG TTTCAGGGGCTCCCGTCTCCTGGCTCACTGCAGCCCTCCGTGCTCCCCAGCCGCTGCTCTTGTCCAGCTGGTGGATCCCCAGCtcgcctggagctgcagggactccaagagccagccctgggcacgCCGAGCCTGCCTGCCTCGCTCACCTGCCCACACCTTGcacacctccagcagctcccagcagctgctgccaggggagccCCACGGAAAGCCCAGGAACCAGGGAGCGAAAGCTGCTAAAAGCCTGGCCAAGCAGACAGTggtggctcctgcagggaggaaatCCTTGAGACAGAGAGTCGTGGATGAGCTGAAGCATTACTACCATGGGTTCCACCTGCTCTGGATTGACACCAAGGTGGCTGCCAGGATGGTGTGGAGGCTGCTGCATGGGCAGGTGCTCaccaggagggagaggagaagg CTGCTGAGAACTTGTGCAGATCTCTTCAGGCTGGTTCCCTTCCTGGTGTTTGTCATTGTTCCCTTCATGGAATTTCTGTTACCTGTGTTCCTGAAGCTCTTCCCTGACATGCTGCCCTCGACGTTTGAGACGGAGTCAAAAAAG GAAGAGAAGCTGAAGAAGAAGTTGAATGCAAGGCTGGAGTTAGCCAAGTTCCTGCGGGAGACCATTGCAGAGATGGCCAAAAGGAACAAGGCAGAcacaggaaaagggaaacaattctCCTTTTACCTGCACGAG CTCCGTCCCAGTGgccagcagcccagcacacagGAGATTGTGCGCTTCTCCAAGCTCTTTGAGGACGAGCTGACCCTGGAGCACCTGGAGAGGCCCCAGCTGGTGGCCCTGTGcaagctgctggagctgcagcccctgggcaccAACAACCTCCTGCGCTTCCAGCTGCTGATGCGGCTGCGCAGCATCAAGGCCGATGACGAG ATGATTGCCAAGGAAGGGGTCGGTGGCCTGAGcgtggcagagctgcagagcgcctgcagggccaggggcatGCGGTCACTGGGGctctctgaggagcagctgaaggagcagctgggccag TGGCTGGATCTGCATTTAAAGGAGAAcattccttcttccctcctcctgctttcCCGTGCCTTGTACTTGATAGATATAAAGCCACAATCTGTTCCCATTCCACAGAGCAAG CAGACGACTGAAGCTGCTGGAGTGATGACATCTGTGCTTGAAGGTCAGGAGACCCTCCTGGATCCTGCCCCTGTTGTACAGGGAAGAAAG ACTGAAGAATTTGTGTCCCAGCCAACAGAGAAATTGCCATTCTCTGAAGCATCAGTGAAGCCTCCCCCACGAGAG ACCAAAATGGaagcatcccagagcagcaaggCTGGTGCCAATGGAGCCTAA
- the LETM2 gene encoding LETM1 domain-containing protein LETM2, mitochondrial isoform X2 — MAACGCNALLAAARASFRGSRLLAHCSPPCSPAAALVQLVDPQLAWSCRDSKSQPWARRACLPRSPAHTLHTSSSSQQLLPGEPHGKPRNQGAKAAKSLAKQTVVAPAGRKSLRQRVVDELKHYYHGFHLLWIDTKVAARMVWRLLHGQVLTRRERRRLLRTCADLFRLVPFLVFVIVPFMEFLLPVFLKLFPDMLPSTFETESKKEEKLKKKLNARLELAKFLRETIAEMAKRNKADTGKGKQFSFYLHELRPSGQQPSTQEIVRFSKLFEDELTLEHLERPQLVALCKLLELQPLGTNNLLRFQLLMRLRSIKADDEMIAKEGVGGLSVAELQSACRARGMRSLGLSEEQLKEQLGQWLDLHLKENIPSSLLLLSRALYLIDIKPQSVPIPQSKTTEAAGVMTSVLEGQETLLDPAPVVQGRKTEEFVSQPTEKLPFSEASVKPPPRETKMEASQSSKAGANGA, encoded by the exons ATGGCTGCGTGCGGCTGTAACGCGCTCCTGGCCGCGGCCAGGGCCAG TTTCAGGGGCTCCCGTCTCCTGGCTCACTGCAGCCCTCCGTGCTCCCCAGCCGCTGCTCTTGTCCAGCTGGTGGATCCCCAGCtcgcctggagctgcagggactccaagagccagccctgggcacgCCGAGCCTGCCTGCCTCGCTCACCTGCCCACACCTTGcacacctccagcagctcccagcagctgctgccaggggagccCCACGGAAAGCCCAGGAACCAGGGAGCGAAAGCTGCTAAAAGCCTGGCCAAGCAGACAGTggtggctcctgcagggaggaaatCCTTGAGACAGAGAGTCGTGGATGAGCTGAAGCATTACTACCATGGGTTCCACCTGCTCTGGATTGACACCAAGGTGGCTGCCAGGATGGTGTGGAGGCTGCTGCATGGGCAGGTGCTCaccaggagggagaggagaagg CTGCTGAGAACTTGTGCAGATCTCTTCAGGCTGGTTCCCTTCCTGGTGTTTGTCATTGTTCCCTTCATGGAATTTCTGTTACCTGTGTTCCTGAAGCTCTTCCCTGACATGCTGCCCTCGACGTTTGAGACGGAGTCAAAAAAG GAAGAGAAGCTGAAGAAGAAGTTGAATGCAAGGCTGGAGTTAGCCAAGTTCCTGCGGGAGACCATTGCAGAGATGGCCAAAAGGAACAAGGCAGAcacaggaaaagggaaacaattctCCTTTTACCTGCACGAG CTCCGTCCCAGTGgccagcagcccagcacacagGAGATTGTGCGCTTCTCCAAGCTCTTTGAGGACGAGCTGACCCTGGAGCACCTGGAGAGGCCCCAGCTGGTGGCCCTGTGcaagctgctggagctgcagcccctgggcaccAACAACCTCCTGCGCTTCCAGCTGCTGATGCGGCTGCGCAGCATCAAGGCCGATGACGAG ATGATTGCCAAGGAAGGGGTCGGTGGCCTGAGcgtggcagagctgcagagcgcctgcagggccaggggcatGCGGTCACTGGGGctctctgaggagcagctgaaggagcagctgggccag TGGCTGGATCTGCATTTAAAGGAGAAcattccttcttccctcctcctgctttcCCGTGCCTTGTACTTGATAGATATAAAGCCACAATCTGTTCCCATTCCACAGAGCAAG ACGACTGAAGCTGCTGGAGTGATGACATCTGTGCTTGAAGGTCAGGAGACCCTCCTGGATCCTGCCCCTGTTGTACAGGGAAGAAAG ACTGAAGAATTTGTGTCCCAGCCAACAGAGAAATTGCCATTCTCTGAAGCATCAGTGAAGCCTCCCCCACGAGAG ACCAAAATGGaagcatcccagagcagcaaggCTGGTGCCAATGGAGCCTAA